From Haloarcula sp. CBA1127, a single genomic window includes:
- a CDS encoding adenylate kinase family protein, which yields MRVAVTGTPGTGKTTAAEHLDTDLEVLHLNDVIKDEGFSTGIDEDRGSLVADLDRLSEWLDGRDDVLFESHLAHHFDADRVIVLRAHPETVVERLRERGDDDSKAYENAESEALDVILGEAVEEHGMESVYEIETTDRDPDEVAQEIQAVVDGEREPSAGTVSYIDWL from the coding sequence GTGAGAGTCGCCGTTACCGGGACGCCGGGGACGGGCAAGACCACGGCAGCGGAACACCTCGACACAGACCTCGAAGTTCTCCATCTCAACGACGTCATCAAGGACGAGGGATTCTCGACGGGTATCGACGAGGATCGCGGGAGCCTCGTGGCCGACCTCGACAGGCTGTCCGAGTGGCTCGACGGCCGCGACGACGTGCTGTTCGAATCCCACCTCGCACATCACTTCGACGCTGACCGGGTGATCGTGTTGCGAGCACATCCTGAAACCGTCGTCGAACGGCTCCGTGAACGTGGCGACGACGATTCGAAGGCCTACGAGAACGCGGAGTCGGAAGCGCTCGATGTCATCCTCGGGGAAGCCGTCGAGGAGCACGGCATGGAGTCGGTGTACGAGATCGAGACGACGGATCGAGATCCTGACGAGGTAGCACAGGAGATTCAAGCCGTCGTGGACGGCGAGCGAGAGCCGAGCGCGGGGACTGTCTCCTACATCGACTGGCTATGA
- a CDS encoding CDP-alcohol phosphatidyltransferase family protein, whose protein sequence is MTLDKFRPLADRALGPFVSAAKVAGLSPNGVSVIAFLLALGAGGVYAVAAQEPLLYLGGAVLVFLNGWLDLVDGALARELNVASSGGDLLDHVLDRYADIGIIVGLAAGVSQWELGIAAVTGVLMTSYLGTQAQAVGLDRVYGGLLGRADRLALVGVVTGVAAFVPTALAGLTLVGWLLVVFAVVGHVTAAQRFYHAMGALD, encoded by the coding sequence ATGACGCTCGACAAGTTCCGCCCGCTGGCCGACCGTGCGCTCGGCCCATTCGTCAGCGCCGCCAAGGTGGCCGGCCTCTCACCCAACGGCGTCAGCGTCATCGCGTTCCTGCTGGCACTCGGTGCGGGCGGGGTGTACGCTGTCGCGGCGCAGGAACCCCTGCTGTATCTCGGCGGCGCCGTCCTCGTCTTTCTGAACGGCTGGCTCGACCTCGTGGACGGGGCGCTCGCGCGGGAACTCAACGTCGCGTCATCGGGCGGTGATCTGCTGGACCACGTACTGGACCGCTACGCCGACATCGGCATCATCGTCGGCCTCGCCGCCGGCGTGAGCCAGTGGGAACTGGGCATCGCCGCCGTCACCGGCGTCCTGATGACCTCCTATCTCGGGACGCAGGCGCAGGCGGTCGGTCTCGACCGCGTGTACGGTGGCTTGCTCGGTCGCGCCGACCGGCTCGCACTCGTCGGTGTCGTGACGGGCGTCGCAGCGTTCGTCCCGACCGCGCTGGCCGGCTTGACGCTGGTCGGCTGGCTACTGGTCGTGTTCGCCGTTGTCGGCCACGTTACCGCCGCCCAGCGGTTCTATCACGCGATGGGCGCTTTGGATTAG
- a CDS encoding peroxiredoxin, giving the protein MVSVGDTAPDFTAPIANGDVDEITLSETLDDGPVVLAFFPGAFTSVCSHEMNSFQDRLDELTEAGATLYGVSIDTPFSQNAFRDELGLEFDLVSDSGREIVDDYDISMDFEALGVPNVAKRAVFVIDENQEVTYAWVSDDPGVEPDYDEVIDAAT; this is encoded by the coding sequence ATGGTATCAGTCGGAGACACTGCACCCGATTTCACGGCACCGATCGCAAACGGCGACGTTGACGAAATAACGCTGTCCGAGACGCTCGACGACGGGCCTGTCGTGCTCGCGTTCTTCCCGGGCGCATTCACCAGCGTTTGCAGTCACGAGATGAACTCATTTCAGGACCGACTCGACGAACTCACTGAAGCGGGGGCGACGTTGTACGGTGTCAGCATCGACACACCGTTCTCACAGAACGCGTTCCGGGACGAACTGGGACTCGAGTTCGACCTCGTCAGCGACTCGGGGCGTGAGATCGTCGATGACTACGACATCTCGATGGACTTCGAGGCACTCGGCGTTCCGAACGTAGCCAAGCGGGCCGTCTTCGTTATCGATGAAAATCAAGAAGTCACGTACGCCTGGGTCAGTGACGACCCTGGCGTCGAACCGGACTACGACGAGGTTATCGACGCCGCCACCTGA
- a CDS encoding GMC family oxidoreductase, with translation MDREPSERADVCVIGAGPAGALIASRLASDGQRVVVLEAGPRFDRSKREQQMEEAIRPGDHGSVWEMGGDRDAFSASGERYYPLNISRVKGVGGSTLHWQGMVMRLHPSDFDGSHDTDDPAWPINYEDLRPYYADAERALGVAGDADNPFAPPRDSAYPLPGFPPSYSDSLFAEACERLGITMHSVPNARNSEPYDGRGPCVGYGTCQPVCPSGAKYDASVHIEDAEAEGASVIDRAPVQRLVTDADGRIEAAVYATPDGTEHRQTAREFVIAAGGVETPRLLLLSASDDHPDGLANSSGLVGHYFMDHLFAGAGGTLDRETRQNHVGFLTSECHQFYDDPGQAVEHIADGETVVAATDETLSPLKLEFLNYAGPSPVELALSGEEWGDTLLSSLRESYGNSIAMGGLVGQPPRKENRVTLDTSTTDDHGNPVPDIKWSWGDRIERSLARANEIQRAVLSELGVDISWTVGPADTGPAYHHMGTTRMGTDSDKSVVNPQLQTHDVANLSIASSSVFVTAGSMNPTLTIAALALKCADHVSERL, from the coding sequence ATGGACCGGGAGCCGTCCGAGCGGGCGGATGTCTGTGTCATCGGGGCCGGGCCGGCAGGGGCACTTATCGCGAGCCGGCTCGCCAGCGACGGACAAAGGGTGGTCGTGCTAGAGGCCGGGCCGCGGTTCGACAGGTCGAAGCGAGAGCAGCAGATGGAAGAAGCGATCCGGCCCGGCGACCACGGGTCCGTCTGGGAGATGGGCGGCGACCGCGACGCGTTCAGTGCGAGCGGCGAGCGGTACTACCCGCTGAACATCTCACGAGTGAAAGGCGTCGGCGGGTCGACGCTGCACTGGCAGGGGATGGTGATGCGGCTGCACCCCTCGGATTTCGACGGCAGCCACGACACCGACGACCCAGCGTGGCCGATCAACTACGAGGACCTGCGGCCGTACTACGCCGACGCCGAGCGGGCGCTGGGTGTCGCCGGTGACGCAGACAACCCGTTCGCACCGCCGCGAGACAGCGCGTATCCGTTGCCCGGATTCCCGCCGTCGTACAGCGACTCGTTGTTCGCCGAGGCCTGTGAGCGCCTGGGCATCACGATGCACTCCGTTCCTAACGCTCGCAACTCCGAACCGTACGATGGGCGGGGGCCGTGTGTGGGCTACGGGACCTGCCAGCCGGTCTGTCCCTCTGGCGCAAAGTATGACGCAAGCGTCCACATCGAGGACGCCGAAGCCGAGGGAGCCAGCGTGATCGACCGCGCGCCGGTCCAGCGCCTCGTTACCGACGCCGACGGACGCATCGAGGCGGCCGTCTACGCAACGCCGGACGGGACCGAACACCGCCAGACAGCCCGTGAGTTCGTCATCGCAGCGGGTGGCGTCGAGACGCCGCGACTCCTTCTCCTGTCAGCGAGCGACGACCACCCGGACGGGCTGGCGAACAGTTCGGGACTGGTGGGGCACTACTTCATGGACCACCTGTTCGCCGGGGCAGGCGGCACGCTCGACCGTGAAACGCGCCAGAACCACGTCGGCTTTCTCACGAGCGAGTGCCACCAGTTCTACGACGACCCCGGGCAGGCAGTCGAGCATATCGCGGACGGCGAAACGGTCGTTGCGGCGACCGACGAGACGCTGTCGCCGCTGAAACTGGAGTTCCTGAACTACGCCGGTCCGTCGCCGGTCGAACTCGCGCTCTCCGGCGAGGAGTGGGGCGATACGCTGCTGTCGAGCCTCCGCGAGAGTTACGGAAACAGCATTGCGATGGGCGGACTGGTCGGCCAACCGCCACGGAAGGAAAACCGCGTAACGCTGGACACGTCAACGACAGATGACCACGGGAATCCGGTGCCGGACATCAAATGGTCGTGGGGTGACCGGATAGAGCGATCGCTGGCTCGCGCGAACGAGATACAACGCGCCGTGCTATCGGAGCTGGGCGTCGACATCTCGTGGACGGTCGGGCCGGCCGACACCGGGCCGGCGTACCACCACATGGGTACGACGCGGATGGGAACGGATTCCGACAAGAGCGTAGTCAACCCACAGTTGCAGACCCACGACGTGGCGAACCTCTCGATTGCGTCCTCGTCGGTGTTCGTCACTGCCGGGTCGATGAACCCGACGCTGACCATCGCCGCGCTCGCGTTAAAATGCGCTGACCACGTTTCTGAACGACTCTAG
- a CDS encoding HD domain-containing protein: MSVDSDDTSGRIYDPEADHAFPDERLNAVLDTITADEEIQAYLEAQNINPVARKQYNDHGAKHIGIVRNRALCLYDLLKQGGVEFNGAADHGLDEADEAVIIALATTLHDIGHVVHRDSHPYYSIPLAADLLDDLLDEFYDVRQAVQVKGEVLHAILCHHTEENPLTLEAGVVRVADALDMERGRSRIPYKRGGRGIDTVSSQAIETVTLSPGDDYPVLVEIAMNNAAGVYQVDNLLKAKLKHSGLEEHVRIVALNTREDGNQIVERIEL, encoded by the coding sequence ATGAGCGTTGATAGCGACGATACCAGCGGCCGTATCTACGACCCCGAGGCGGACCATGCGTTCCCGGACGAGCGACTGAACGCAGTTCTCGACACCATCACGGCTGACGAGGAGATCCAGGCGTATCTCGAAGCCCAGAACATCAACCCCGTCGCGCGCAAACAGTACAACGACCACGGCGCGAAACACATCGGTATCGTTCGGAACCGAGCGCTGTGCCTGTATGACCTCCTCAAACAGGGCGGCGTCGAGTTCAACGGTGCGGCCGACCACGGCCTCGACGAGGCTGACGAGGCCGTCATCATCGCACTTGCGACGACGCTGCACGACATCGGCCACGTCGTCCACCGCGATTCACACCCGTATTATTCGATCCCACTGGCAGCCGACCTCCTCGATGACCTGCTCGATGAGTTCTACGACGTTCGACAGGCGGTTCAGGTAAAAGGCGAGGTGTTACACGCGATTCTCTGTCATCACACCGAAGAAAACCCGCTGACGCTGGAAGCCGGCGTCGTTCGCGTCGCCGACGCGCTGGACATGGAGCGCGGTCGGTCACGCATTCCGTACAAGCGCGGCGGCCGCGGTATCGACACCGTCTCCAGCCAGGCTATCGAGACGGTGACGCTGAGTCCGGGCGACGACTATCCCGTCCTCGTCGAAATCGCGATGAACAACGCGGCCGGCGTCTATCAGGTCGATAATCTTCTAAAAGCCAAACTCAAGCACTCTGGACTGGAAGAACACGTCCGTATCGTTGCGCTCAACACTCGAGAAGACGGCAATCAGATCGTCGAGCGAATCGAACTCTAA
- a CDS encoding methyl-accepting chemotaxis protein, whose amino-acid sequence MVGITPIFDGLGALGFIAATALGWLNYRDTEAESAFWLTFSFASTLGAVWTFSLMLEKAGIYVEVFNLATGPLMTSTVAVFAIGGTATLSLVTEMQELVDEAETKRQEAEQAKQKANKQREQAKDAQRESEEARAEIKEREAELEQLTADLESTATSYGQAMERAAAGDLTVRVDADSQNDAMARIGSGFNSMMNELQTVIAEIQSFAQQVDTESTEVTGGASDIRSASAEVAESTEEISAGTETQSEKINEASSEMSDLSATIEEIASSSEEVATQSQQAAELGQEGEEAAGTAVEKMATLEARTDETVSEVADLQNAVERIEEVVNLINDIAEQTNMLALNASIEAARAGEAGEGFAVVASEIKTLAGETADATQEVETLIEGIEDSTESVADDIYDTQSEVEETRETIDETATVLNRIVTEVEEASSSIQSISQATDQQADSGQKVVTMLDEVTSISDQTAEQAQEVSAATEEQTATIQEIATSADSLSDSAERLLSLVAQFDVQEQQAQSGAVSTGVTTD is encoded by the coding sequence ATGGTCGGAATTACACCCATCTTCGACGGTCTGGGCGCGCTGGGCTTTATTGCTGCAACGGCGCTTGGCTGGCTCAATTATCGGGACACTGAAGCCGAGTCGGCCTTCTGGCTGACGTTCAGCTTTGCATCTACGCTTGGGGCCGTCTGGACATTCAGCCTCATGCTGGAGAAGGCCGGCATCTACGTAGAGGTGTTCAATCTGGCAACAGGGCCGTTGATGACATCAACCGTTGCCGTCTTCGCTATCGGAGGGACAGCCACCCTCTCGCTTGTCACGGAGATGCAAGAACTGGTCGACGAGGCAGAGACGAAAAGACAAGAGGCGGAGCAAGCGAAACAGAAGGCGAACAAACAGCGCGAGCAGGCAAAAGACGCACAGCGTGAATCCGAGGAGGCACGCGCGGAGATCAAAGAACGTGAGGCGGAGCTTGAGCAGTTGACCGCAGATCTGGAATCGACTGCCACGTCCTACGGCCAGGCGATGGAACGAGCAGCGGCTGGGGATCTTACGGTCCGGGTAGACGCAGATAGCCAGAACGATGCGATGGCAAGAATCGGGTCAGGGTTCAACTCGATGATGAACGAACTCCAGACCGTTATCGCCGAGATTCAATCATTCGCACAGCAGGTTGACACAGAAAGCACAGAAGTCACAGGCGGAGCTTCGGATATCCGGTCCGCCAGTGCAGAAGTCGCCGAGAGCACCGAAGAGATTTCTGCCGGAACGGAAACACAGAGCGAGAAAATCAACGAAGCGAGCAGCGAGATGAGCGACTTATCGGCGACGATTGAGGAGATCGCCTCCTCGTCTGAAGAAGTCGCTACCCAGTCACAGCAGGCCGCAGAACTAGGTCAAGAAGGCGAAGAAGCGGCTGGGACAGCTGTGGAAAAGATGGCCACGCTTGAAGCCCGGACTGATGAAACTGTCTCAGAGGTAGCAGACCTCCAGAACGCTGTCGAGCGAATCGAGGAGGTTGTGAACCTGATAAACGACATCGCGGAACAGACGAATATGCTCGCACTCAACGCGTCGATTGAGGCCGCACGCGCCGGCGAAGCCGGTGAAGGATTTGCCGTTGTGGCGTCCGAGATCAAGACGCTGGCCGGTGAGACTGCTGACGCAACCCAGGAAGTCGAGACGCTCATTGAGGGAATCGAGGATTCCACGGAAAGTGTTGCCGACGATATCTATGACACGCAGTCAGAGGTCGAGGAAACGCGGGAAACGATCGACGAGACAGCCACCGTACTGAACCGAATTGTCACCGAAGTCGAGGAGGCCAGCAGCTCAATCCAGTCGATCAGCCAGGCCACCGATCAACAGGCTGATTCCGGGCAGAAGGTCGTCACGATGCTGGACGAAGTAACATCGATTAGCGACCAGACAGCCGAACAGGCACAGGAAGTATCGGCGGCGACTGAGGAGCAGACCGCGACGATTCAGGAAATCGCGACCAGTGCTGACTCGCTGTCAGACAGTGCAGAGCGACTCCTCTCCCTTGTCGCCCAATTTGACGTACAGGAGCAACAGGCCCAGTCAGGGGCCGTGAGTACGGGAGTGACGACGGACTAA
- the hisC gene encoding histidinol-phosphate transaminase produces the protein MEPRDLSAHTVYRAGRGIEEVARELGLDPDDMVKLASNENMFGPSPDAVEAIRGSAERMHSYPKASHADLVEKLAALWDVTPEQVWLSNGGDGALDCLARAMLDPDQDVLVPSPGFAYYAMSARYHHGEVNEYTLSKADDFAQTADTVLKDYDGERIVYLTSPHNPTGAEFTTDAVRTIAEETDEQTLVVVDEAYGEFTEKPSKRPLLSDRDDVALLRTFSKAYGLAGIRLGYAVVPEDWADAYARINTPFSASELACRAGLAALDDDEHVERSVDTAAWAREYLSEELDAPTWDSAGNFILAEVGDASAIADAAQERGVIIRDCSSFGLPECIRITCGTREDTERAVSVLNEVIEEVKA, from the coding sequence ATGGAACCACGGGACCTCTCCGCTCACACTGTCTATCGGGCAGGTCGCGGTATCGAGGAGGTCGCCCGGGAACTCGGTCTCGACCCGGACGACATGGTGAAGCTGGCGTCAAACGAGAATATGTTCGGACCGAGCCCGGACGCCGTCGAGGCGATTCGCGGGTCTGCCGAGCGGATGCACTCCTATCCGAAGGCCTCCCACGCCGACCTTGTTGAGAAACTGGCGGCACTGTGGGACGTAACGCCTGAACAGGTGTGGCTGAGCAACGGCGGCGACGGCGCGCTGGACTGCCTCGCCCGGGCGATGCTCGACCCCGACCAAGACGTGCTCGTCCCGTCGCCGGGCTTCGCGTACTACGCGATGAGTGCCCGCTATCACCACGGCGAGGTCAATGAATACACGCTCTCGAAGGCCGACGACTTCGCTCAGACCGCCGACACCGTCCTGAAAGATTACGACGGCGAGCGAATCGTCTACCTCACCAGCCCGCACAACCCGACCGGGGCGGAGTTCACGACCGACGCGGTCCGGACTATCGCCGAGGAAACCGACGAGCAGACCCTCGTCGTCGTCGACGAAGCCTACGGTGAGTTCACTGAAAAGCCGAGCAAACGGCCGTTACTTTCCGACCGCGACGACGTTGCGCTCCTGCGAACGTTCTCGAAGGCGTACGGACTCGCGGGGATTCGACTCGGCTACGCGGTCGTTCCCGAGGACTGGGCCGACGCGTACGCCCGCATCAACACGCCGTTCTCGGCCAGCGAACTCGCCTGCCGGGCCGGACTGGCGGCGCTCGACGACGACGAGCACGTCGAGCGGTCGGTCGACACCGCCGCGTGGGCCCGGGAGTACCTCTCCGAGGAACTCGACGCGCCGACCTGGGACAGCGCGGGGAACTTCATCCTCGCGGAGGTCGGCGACGCGTCGGCCATCGCGGATGCCGCCCAAGAGCGCGGCGTCATCATCCGCGACTGTTCCTCGTTCGGGCTCCCTGAATGCATCCGTATCACCTGCGGAACGCGCGAGGACACGGAACGCGCCGTCTCGGTACTGAACGAGGTTATCGAGGAGGTCAAGGCGTGA
- a CDS encoding metal-dependent hydrolase: MWPWGHLAAAYLVYVVYTRFDPTRRQTAATLTALAVGSQFPDLIDKPFAWTFGVLPSGRSLAHSLFTLLVLAVVLHRLAVRYRRTDLSTAFTLGAFVHTLTDMSPTAVAGLLGGDLTQFQWLRFLVWPLQPPPPYANDASFAEHLVALSFDPYVLFQFGLFGLAVAVWLAHGAPGLRSVTRRSKAVFTDSAD, from the coding sequence ATGTGGCCGTGGGGACATCTCGCCGCCGCCTACCTCGTCTACGTTGTGTACACCCGGTTTGACCCGACCCGTCGCCAGACAGCGGCCACGCTGACCGCGCTGGCAGTAGGGTCACAGTTTCCGGACCTGATCGACAAGCCGTTCGCCTGGACGTTTGGCGTCCTGCCGTCCGGGCGGTCGCTCGCTCATTCGCTGTTCACACTCCTCGTTCTCGCCGTGGTCCTGCACCGACTCGCAGTTCGATATCGCCGAACGGACCTCTCGACAGCGTTCACGCTCGGTGCGTTCGTGCACACGCTGACGGATATGAGCCCGACGGCGGTGGCAGGGCTGCTCGGCGGTGACCTGACACAGTTCCAGTGGCTTCGCTTTCTCGTCTGGCCGCTCCAGCCGCCGCCGCCGTACGCCAATGATGCCTCTTTCGCCGAACACTTGGTTGCGCTCTCGTTCGACCCGTACGTCCTGTTTCAGTTCGGACTGTTCGGCCTCGCTGTCGCCGTATGGCTCGCCCACGGCGCGCCCGGGCTTCGGTCGGTCACCCGGCGGAGCAAAGCAGTGTTCACAGACTCTGCAGACTAG
- a CDS encoding DHHA1 domain-containing protein, whose translation MTGIAASEPTVTTFTSTVDRIDTTAVVLTETYFYAEGGGQPADRGTLGGTEVVDVQHRNGEIIHELAEPPAFEPGETVEGQIDTAFRTYCMRAHTASHVLYGAGRRLLSNLGYGGFDISATVPDNADDDFGPAISGKVRVDFETTTEIDDETLTELERLANRAVWESYDVTWEEIPRDEALDRDDIAFNTKTEEGIEGETVRVVTIEDWDVAACGGTHVGNTREIGPVTVLGRSNPGEGLTRVEFAVGPRAIRQRATEHERSMAAAQSLDTNVAELPDAVDGLQSERDDLRDTVSDLQERLVDSRLAELRDNAIEVDEQQWLVGTVAGLDANALADRAESAVGDEIDVAALVDADGQYLGVATTGGVDAGEVVDQVTTEFGGGGGGRPTVAQGGGLGADGDEIVAFLRDVSEATDHGD comes from the coding sequence ATGACGGGAATAGCCGCGTCCGAGCCCACTGTGACGACCTTCACGTCGACCGTCGACCGTATCGATACGACCGCTGTCGTGCTAACGGAGACGTACTTCTACGCCGAAGGCGGCGGACAGCCGGCGGACCGAGGAACTCTCGGTGGCACCGAAGTCGTTGATGTCCAGCATCGAAACGGCGAAATCATCCACGAACTGGCCGAACCGCCGGCGTTCGAGCCGGGCGAGACAGTCGAAGGCCAGATTGACACGGCGTTTCGGACGTACTGTATGCGTGCCCACACGGCCAGCCACGTCCTCTATGGCGCTGGTCGCCGGCTGCTGTCGAATCTCGGCTACGGGGGCTTTGACATCAGCGCGACGGTCCCTGACAACGCCGACGACGACTTCGGACCGGCTATCTCCGGGAAGGTGCGTGTAGATTTCGAAACGACGACCGAAATCGACGACGAGACACTCACCGAACTTGAGCGGCTGGCCAACCGCGCCGTCTGGGAATCCTACGACGTGACTTGGGAAGAAATTCCGCGGGACGAGGCACTGGACCGCGACGACATCGCGTTCAACACGAAGACCGAAGAGGGAATCGAGGGTGAGACGGTCCGTGTCGTCACCATCGAAGACTGGGACGTGGCAGCCTGTGGTGGGACACACGTCGGGAACACGCGGGAGATCGGGCCAGTGACCGTGCTCGGTCGGTCCAACCCCGGCGAGGGCCTGACTCGCGTCGAGTTCGCCGTCGGTCCGCGAGCAATCCGCCAGCGCGCGACCGAGCACGAGCGGTCGATGGCTGCCGCCCAGTCGCTGGATACGAACGTTGCCGAACTCCCGGATGCTGTCGACGGACTCCAGTCGGAGCGCGACGACCTCCGAGACACGGTATCGGACCTTCAGGAGCGTCTGGTCGATTCCCGTCTCGCGGAACTGCGTGACAACGCCATCGAAGTGGACGAGCAGCAATGGCTCGTCGGCACCGTGGCCGGCCTCGACGCGAACGCGCTCGCTGACCGGGCGGAGTCCGCCGTCGGCGACGAGATCGACGTGGCTGCACTGGTCGACGCCGATGGGCAGTATCTGGGTGTCGCGACGACCGGCGGCGTCGACGCCGGCGAGGTGGTCGATCAGGTGACTACAGAGTTCGGTGGCGGCGGCGGCGGGCGACCGACAGTTGCTCAGGGCGGTGGACTCGGTGCTGACGGGGACGAAATCGTTGCGTTCCTCCGGGATGTATCAGAGGCGACAGACCACGGCGACTGA
- a CDS encoding chemotaxis protein CheC, translating to MPLLIDIRKLTLITRLIQDGAEQVADSLATLAGVDAAVEIKSLSFVQPEDIATEMGGGNIYSARVRLTEPPYGVFLMTFETETAAEIAELMTGSSVDDGFTQLHESALQEMCNILTSGFIDGIANTLNATINMGTPTVVQDDATEIADKALSHVRRDSLTIVLDSLVDIKESDVAFSLRIFLIPDPGSFVHLIDQLDYDTDRETHISADTDAVKELDMSGDADALDAFDSSE from the coding sequence ATGCCGCTTCTCATCGATATTCGGAAACTCACGCTCATCACCAGACTCATTCAGGATGGAGCCGAGCAGGTCGCCGATTCGCTGGCGACGCTGGCCGGCGTCGACGCCGCCGTCGAGATCAAGAGTCTCTCGTTTGTCCAGCCGGAGGACATCGCCACCGAGATGGGCGGCGGAAACATCTACAGCGCTCGCGTTCGGTTAACAGAGCCACCGTACGGCGTCTTCCTGATGACGTTCGAGACGGAGACGGCCGCGGAGATCGCGGAGCTGATGACCGGCTCCAGCGTTGACGACGGGTTCACACAGCTCCACGAATCCGCGCTGCAGGAGATGTGTAATATCCTCACCTCAGGCTTCATTGACGGCATCGCGAACACGCTGAACGCGACAATCAATATGGGGACGCCGACGGTCGTACAGGACGACGCGACCGAGATTGCCGACAAAGCCCTCTCGCACGTCCGCCGGGACTCGCTGACTATCGTACTCGACTCGCTCGTCGACATCAAGGAGAGCGATGTCGCGTTCTCGCTCCGCATCTTCCTCATCCCCGACCCCGGCTCGTTCGTCCATCTCATCGACCAACTGGACTACGACACCGACCGCGAGACGCACATCTCTGCCGACACCGACGCGGTCAAAGAGCTCGATATGTCGGGTGATGCGGACGCCCTCGATGCCTTTGATTCTTCGGAGTAA
- a CDS encoding twin-arginine translocase TatA/TatE family subunit yields the protein MPGTTEMMVILLIAVLLFGANKIPKLARSTGEAMGEFQKGREEVEQELEEMRDGAAEGTDASTVDSAESTETATETET from the coding sequence ATGCCCGGGACGACGGAGATGATGGTCATCCTCCTCATCGCCGTCCTGCTGTTCGGCGCGAACAAGATTCCGAAACTAGCGCGGTCGACTGGCGAAGCCATGGGCGAGTTCCAGAAGGGGCGCGAAGAAGTCGAGCAAGAACTCGAAGAAATGCGCGATGGCGCTGCAGAAGGGACCGATGCGTCCACCGTGGACTCGGCCGAGTCGACCGAAACGGCGACGGAAACCGAGACGTAA
- a CDS encoding multiprotein bridging factor aMBF1, whose amino-acid sequence MVQCEMCGTEVSSPNRVKIEGAELDVCDECTDFGTEVKTEETSSTSTKYSTSSSSSSSSSSSSSSSSSGGGGSGGRRRDMFDEMDEIAQDYHDRIRKGRESQGLSQEELAKQLNEKASLIRKLEQGNSLPSDDVQKKLESALEISLSAGGSADETEWSGGSSDGEYTLGDVVKRKD is encoded by the coding sequence ATGGTTCAGTGCGAGATGTGCGGAACGGAGGTTTCGTCTCCGAACCGCGTCAAAATCGAGGGAGCCGAACTCGACGTCTGTGACGAGTGTACCGACTTCGGCACGGAGGTCAAGACGGAGGAGACGTCGTCCACGTCGACGAAGTACTCGACGTCGTCCTCCTCGTCATCGTCGTCGAGTTCGTCCTCCTCGTCGAGTTCCTCGGGTGGTGGCGGGTCCGGTGGCCGCCGTCGGGATATGTTCGACGAGATGGACGAGATCGCACAGGATTACCACGACCGTATCCGCAAGGGTCGGGAATCCCAGGGTCTCAGTCAGGAGGAACTCGCCAAGCAACTCAACGAGAAGGCGAGCCTGATCCGGAAGCTCGAACAGGGCAACTCGCTACCCAGCGACGACGTCCAGAAGAAACTCGAAAGCGCGCTTGAGATTTCCCTGAGCGCTGGCGGTAGCGCCGACGAGACGGAGTGGTCCGGCGGGAGCAGCGACGGGGAATACACGCTTGGCGATGTCGTGAAACGGAAAGACTAG